One segment of Fusarium falciforme chromosome 13, complete sequence DNA contains the following:
- a CDS encoding SHSP domain-containing protein produces the protein MAFFPRNVYSTDVSFTPLFRLLDDFDNYSRQGMSGRRTSMPSWQPKFDIRETGEAYELHGELPGINKEDVHIEFTEPQTMLIRGKAERTYTAGTPPAGLVEGATMSGAITEGDEESKKPTKEEYESVSHETGTEATEKQKPKAKEPVEKARYWLTERSVGEFSRSFNFPTQVDQESVTANFKDGILNIVVPKAKKHESRRIAIS, from the coding sequence ATGGCTTTCTTCCCGCGAAACGTTTACAGCACCGACGTCTCTTTCACTCCCCTCTTCCGTCTCCTTGACGACTTCGACAACTACTCTCGTCAGGGAATGAGTGGCCGTCGCACTAGTATGCCCAGCTGGCAGCCCAAGTTCGACATCCGCGAGACCGGGGAAGCATATGAGCTCCATGGCGAGCTCCCTGGCATAAACAAGGAGGATGTCCACATCGAGTTCACCGAGCCCCAGACTATGCTCATCCGCGGCAAGGCTGAGCGCACCTACACTGCTGGTACCCCCCCTGCAGGCCTCGTTGAGGGCGCTACCATGAGCGGTGCCATTACTGAGGGTGACGAGGAGAGCAAGAAGCCCACTAAGGAGGAATATGAGTCTGTCTCACACGAGACCGGCACCGAGGCTACTGAGAAGCAAaagcccaaggccaaggagcccgTCGAAAAGGCCAGGTACTGGCTCACCGAGCGCAGCGTCGGCGAGTTCTCTCGCAGCTTCAACTTCCCTACTCAGGTCGATCAGGAATCTGTAACCGCAAACTTCAAGGATGGCATCCTCAACATTGTGGTCCCCAAGGCTAAGAAGCACGAGTCAAGACGCATTGCTATCAGTTAA
- a CDS encoding Mitogen-activated protein kinase: MVEFVHTQILGTTFEITSRYSEPQPVGLGAFGLVCSARDQLTNQNVAIKKVTKPFSTPVLAKRTYRELKLLKHLKHENYFLYQIMRGLKYVHSAGVVHRDLKPSNILINENCDLRICDFGSARTEDPLMTGYVSTRYYRAPEVMLTWRRYNAEIDIWSAGCIFAEMLEGKPLFPGKDHLHQYSIITELLGTPPKDVISTIATESVGIPKNQSSGIVFRLRQTLRFVESLPKRERHPLKNKFKNAEFSALELLDKMLVFDPKKRITATEALAHQYLVSYYDPTDEPVAHAKFDWSFNEAGLPVDTWKIMIYSEMLDSRNVT; encoded by the exons ATGGTCGAGTTCGTCCACACCCAGATCCTGGGCACGACATTTGAGATAACGTCGAG ATATTCGGAACCTCAACCTGTGGGATTGGGAGCATTTGGGCTTGTCTG CTCCGCGCGAGACCAGCTCACGAATCAAAACGTCGCCATCAAGAAGGTCACGAAGCCTTTCAGCACGCCCGTCTTGGCTAAGCGAACATACCGAGAACTGAAGTTGCTGAAGCACCTCAAGCACGAAAAT TACTTCCTCTACCAGATCATG CGGGGCCTGAAGTATGTGCACTCCGCTGGCGTTGTCCATCGAGATCTCAAACCCAGCAATATCCTCATCAACGAGAACTGTGATTTGAGAATCTGTGATTTTGGGTCTGCGCGAACAGAGGATCCCCTGATGACCGGCTACGTCTCGACGCGATATTATCGGGCCCCGGAGGTCATGCTTACATGGCGAAGGTATAACGCAGAGATCGACATTTGGAGCGCGGGATGCATCTTTGCCGAAATGCTCGAGGGGAAGCCCCTCTTCCCCGGCAAGGACCACTTGCACCAGTACTCAATTATCACAGAGCTTCTGGGAACTCCTCCTAAAGATGTCATCAGCACCATCGCAACCGAGTCTGTAGGTATTCCCAAGAACCAGAGCAGCGGTATAGTATTCAGGTTGAGGCAGACGCTGCGGTTTGTCGAGTCCTTGCCGAAGCGCGAGCGACACCCCCTCAAGAACAAATTCAAGAACGCCGAATTTTCGG CCCTGGAACTCCTTGATAAGATGCTCGTCTTCGACCCCAAAAAGCGAATAACAGCCACCGAAGCTCTAGCCCACCAATACCTCGTCTCCTACTACGATCCCACCGACGAGCCTGTTGCGCACGCGAAGTTCGACTGGAGCTTTAACGAGGCTGGCCTGCCTGTGGATACATGGAAGATTATGAT ATACTCGGAGATGCTTGATTCTCGCAATGTCACATGA